TGTTACAGGCGCCGGATCCGGCCGTTAGGATTGTTCAGCAGTTCCGAGGCGGAAAGGCGACGCAGTTCGCCACCGGCGCCACCACCTCCATTGGCGCTGTTGCCGCCCGCGCCGACCGGCACGTCCGCCTGCCCATCGTCATCGTCGCGCTCCGTAGCGCCCGTTCCCCCAACGATCAGGGAGGTGATGCGCAGCGTCGGCTGGGCGTCCGAGACAGGCGCCCCTTGGCCGTCTTTGCCGCAGGTGCCGATGGCGAAGCCGAGGTCGTTGCCGACCCGGTCGATCCGCCGCAACACCTCCGGCCCGTTGCCGGTCAGGGTGGCGCCGCGCACAGCCGCAGCGATCTCGCCGTTTTCAATCAGATAGCCTTCCGCCACATCGAAAACGAAATCGCCGTTGGTCGTATTCACCTGGCCGCCGCCCATCTTCTTGACGAAGAGACCCCGCTTCGTATCCTTGATGATCTTTTCCGGGATTTCGTCGCCGGAAGCGATCAGGGTGTTGGTCATGCGCGGCAGGGGCTTGTGCTGGTAGGACTCGCGACGGCCGTTGCCCGTAGGGGGACGCTTATCCTTCCCCGCCGTAAAGCGGTCGTGCATGAACCCCTTGAGAATGCCCTTTTCGATGAGCACGTTCTTCTGTCCCGGCGTCCCCTCGTCGTCAAAACGGAGGGTTCCATACTTGCCGGCGATGGTGCCGTCGTCGATGACCGTCACCAGCGGCGACGCCACCGCCTGCCCCTCTTTGCCGGCATAAACAGAGAGCCCCTTCTGGACTAGGTCGGCCTCCAAGCCGTGGCCGCAAGCCTCATGGACCATGGTGCCCCCGGCGGCGCTGGACATGACGACCGGCATCTTCCCTGACGGGGCCGGTTTGGCCGTCAGCATCAACAACGCCCGGTCTACGGCCGCCTGGGCCAACGCCTCCGGATCGCGCTCCTTGAAAATCTCAAAACCCTTCGCGCCGCCCAAGGCCTCATAGCCCGTCTGGATGACGGCCCCGTCTGCCGCCACGGCGTGGACGACAAAGCGGGTGCGGATCCGCTCATCCTCGATGTAGTCGCCCTCCGAGTTGGCGATGGTCACCTGCTGGACCACATCGCCGTAACCGACGGTCACCTGTTTGATCCGGTCATCGATGTTGCGGGCATGGCGGTTGGCCCGCATCACCTGCTCCACCTTGTCTTCGATCGCCACCTGATCGGGACGCGATTCGATGACCAGGTCCACCGGTGATGTTCGCCGCGTCAGGTCGATGGAACGGGACGCCGCCCCGCCGCGTGCGGCGTGACTTGCCACCTTGGCCGCATGGCTGAGGCCCTCCAGGCTGAGGTCGTTCGTGTAGGCGTAGGCCGTCGACTCCCCGGCGATGACGCGGATGCCGGCGCCGATATCGGTTCCCGAATTGATCCGCTCAATCTTGTTGTCCTCGCAGCCGATCCCATTGACCGACTTCTTCTCGATGAAGACATCGGCAAAATCAGCGCCCTGGCGCAGGGCGATCTGAAGCACATCCCGCAGATCGTCGACAGCGGGTCGATGAATCAAAGGGCTTCCCCCTCCAGTCCTATTCGTCGCCACCCGCACGGGGCCGTTCCTCCGCCTCCAGGGTGATCTCCGGTCTCGGATGACGGGGGTTCTGGGCGACGAGCATCATTCCATGGGCAATGGCGCCGATGACATCGACACGGAACTGATTGACCAGCATATTGATCTTGGAATAGACTTCCCCTTTGGTGGTGACGACATACCGTGGCGGGAGGCGGTTCAATGCCGCTGCCATGATATCCATCCGGCATTGGCTGCAGCGGCAGACTTCAGGATGCTGGGCCAGCAGATCGTCAAGAAAGTTTTCGACGACGCCTTCCATGAGATTGTGAATCATCGTGTACCTCCCCCGGTCACACCGGAAATCGTATGGGCAATCACAAAAACGGGGCCCGCGATGGGCTCTTTGGGGATGCTCGCTCAATCGTTATGGAACTTATGGAACAACGCCGCGAGGGACGACTACGGTAGAAAGTTCGACGAAGGAACGAGAGTTCCTCCTGTGGCCGGCCTGCTTTACCATTATTTGAATGGGCGCTTCGACCGAACCGGGAGATGCCGTCAGCCGTGTGACGCGCAAACTTTCGATTCCCGAAGCGAGCGGCTTCTTGTCGGCTCCTTCCCGTCGCTGGATCGTGCCCGCCTCCAGGGTGTAGCGCACATCATTCCATAAAAAGCCCCCTGAACTTTTCTCCACGAAGACCTGGCAGTCCACGCTACTGCCGCCGTCGTAGATGCGGATGTTGCGCCCGTAGCGCAAATCCCTGGCCATCCAGGACAAGACCCAGCGAACACCGCTGTTCCCCTCCATGCGATGGCTCTCCACACTGACGACAGACATACCCGTGTTGAGCAAGCGCTGGCCCATCAGGAGCAGGATGCCCGCGATGGTCATGGCCAGCGCCACCTCGACCAGCGTCATCCCCGCATCCCCCTTTTGCAAATGCTTCGTCCCCCCTATCAGCCAACGCTTCGTCTCTCCTATTCGCAAACGCTTCGCATCCCTAATCGACGGCACTTCGCTTCCCCTTCCCGCCAACACTTCAGCCGGCAGACCTTTCACCGAACCTACGTGATAATCTCCCATAACTCCCGGCAAGGACCCTTACCTGTCATCTTCGCTGTCCTGCCGGTGTTCATGATGGAACCTCGCTGCTCGGCGGCGGCATCGAATCGATGCGCACCCGACCGTTCCGGGATACGATGACATAGCGGCAACGTCCATTCATCCCCCGCAGCATGACCGTCCCCCCCATGGTTGGCATGCCGGACTTGCCGTCGGTGGTAAAAATAAAGGTGTTTCTATAATAGAGAGAGCTCAGGTTGAAGCTGGTCGATTGAATAACAACGCCGCCCGGCAAGGACCGCCAGTCGTTCGTCCGTTCATCATCGCTGTAGGTGATGCGGTATTGTGGGCTATTCATGGTGAAGGCCACAGCGACAGTCCGTTGTTCCAGCACCGCTTTGTCCCTGGCGGACAGCAGATCGACCTGCACCTGACGCGCTGCCGATTCCAGCGATAACTGCCCATGCCAGCGGCTTAAAATAGGACCGGTTGCCAGCAGTAGGAAGCCGAGCAGCGCAAGGACCAAGCTGATCTCAACGAGTGTGTAGCCGCCATGGGACTCCCGCAACGCGATCAACGTTGCCGACCCCTTTGACACCCCCAGCGCCTCTTTTGTTTCGCCGGCGCACATCCACCGCTTGAATGGACTTACCATAAGCATGACTTCCTAACGTTATTCCTCATTCACCACTGACTCGCCTCACTGATACCCATGATTGCCCCATGATTTACCGCATGACGTACCCCATTACTTCAACAGCAGTCACGGAACTCGGGACCCGCTTAAAAGGGACGCCCTTTCCAGTAGGGCTATCTTCCAAGGACCGTCGGGCGATTTCTCTATATCTACGCGGGCCATCATGACGAAACGCCCCCCGTCCCCCTCCGCCGCCGAGATGATGTCCAGGGCAAAGGGGCGTTCCGGTACGCTTCGATAGGTGAGTTTGACCCTCCCGTCACCCAGGGAAAGACCCGGGAGCCTGGAGGCCAAATGGCTGACCATCTCTTCCACATCCGGCTGGCTGTCGCTTCGGCTTTCACCCTGGTTTTCGAGCGCGGGCCGGTTTACAAGCGCCGGTTGGTCTTCCGGCGACGGGCGGGTGCGCAGCCACTCTCCCGTGACAGCCAGAGCCGCCTCGATGCCCGACTCGGCGCAGTAGAGGACCTGTTCGGCCCGCGCCTGTGTCCGGACAGAAGACCATGCGTGGTTTCCCATCGCCGTAACCGTCGCGGCCATCATCGCCAGTGCGGCAATGATGAAAAAAAGATAGATCAACCCGGAACCTACTTCCCCTTGGCCGGAAGCGCCACCAGTGTCGCAAGGGCGCACTTTGCTCCTGCCGCCTTTAGCGACGGCGATTCCGGCAGCATGGTCCCCGTTCCTTCGCTCACTTCTCCCTGTGGGAAACTCGCCTGATCCCATAGGATCACAGATACCTCCTTAAGATGCAGCTCTGCCGGCTCAATCGCATCCCGGACCGTCAGGTCGCAGCGAAAGCCTTCCGATATGGTCAACCCCTGGGGGAGACTGCTGTTGCACTGCGTCGGATCCGCCTTGATCTGCGCTCGTTTGGATTCGAGCACCTGTTGCGCCAGCATCATCATCTGGGCAAACCGTTCGCTCCGGCGCTCCAACCGTTCCGCCACGGTCATGACGCCATAGAGGGGAAGGGCGGTCATACTCAGCAGCAACAGGGCGATCAGCGTCTCCGCTAAGATGCTTCCCTTTTCCGTCATCGTTAGGCCTTTACTCATGGCCAACGTTCCTTATCGTTTTTTGACCTGAATCTTGCAGTATATTTTTCGTCGCGGCATATCCCTGTCGGTCGCTGAACGTGAAAAAAAACAGCCGCAGTCCGGCAAGCATCGCCGGCGGCGCCGAGCTATCTGCTGAGACGCTGTCTACGGGGACGCTTTCGAGGCTTCCGTTAAAGGCTGTTTCTTTATCTCGACTGTGCTCTCTCAACAACTGCAGCAGCGCTGCCGCCTCCGCCCCGTGCGCCTTACCCAACTGGCCGCCGCGCCCCTCGGCGCCTAACGCTTCTTGCCGAATTCCTTCGGGAGAAAGCCAGACAAAGGACTCTACAAAAAGACCGGGTTCTCTTTTCTCCAAGTCACTCAAGAAGTCGCTTAGTTTCTGATAATCCCCTTCGATAACAACCGTAATTCCACCCTTGCGCAATCGGCTCGCCCCTGCCTGGTCTTTGATGCCTTCGCCACGAACCCGGCGGATCGTCACCCCGGTTGCCTCTGCCGCCTCGGCGATGGCTGTCACTTGCTTTGCATCATTCGAATCGGTAATCGTCCGGAGCGAATCCACTCCAATGGAATCAGATTTGTGTTTTGCTCGCTCCGATTCTTCATGAGACATACGAAACCGCTCTGTCATCGCCTGCGCCGACTTCAACCGTTCCGCGTTCACCTGGTATTGCCGCCACAGAGACTCCCAAAAAAGCGTGTAGGCAGAAGCAGTGAGAACAGTCAGCAGCGTAATATGCAGGAGAACCTGCTCGCGGCGAGTTCTTTTTTCAAACCAGTTAAGAAGTCCCCCCATCGAAAAAGCCTCCCTTCCCCTATCTGCCTTCGTCTGAAGGGCTGGCAAATTCAGCGAGGGACAGGTTAACGGGCAACCGGCACATAATTTGGAAGCGAACTTCTCCTTTGTGCCCGTAGGTTCCGTCTAATAGCATTACTTCTGTAAAACCGGTCAGCCGCTTCAGCTTATCCATAAAGTCACCGACCGCTCTGAGACTGCTGCTCTCCCCCGCCAGCAGCAAGGCGCCGCCGGAATGGCTCGTTTCCATCAGAATAGCAGTCAAGCGCAATTGCCCTTCCGGAAAAGCGTCATCAAGACCCCGGAGGCGTTCTGCCCAGCGCGATCTCTCCACAACCATGGCCGACAAAATAGCCGCTTCCTTTTCATTGAGCGTTCTTTCCTCATCCTTTACCCGCGCGTTTTCTAGGCTCACTCGCATATGGTCGACCTCTTTTTCAACCGCTTCCGCCTGCTCCATCAGGCTGCTTACATATTTTTCGGCTCCGACAGAGAATCCAGCGCCAACGAACAAACAAACGACCAGAGACATCGCCATCCGACGGAGCAACCCCCTCCGCTTGGCACGAACCGCGCCAGGCAACAGGTTTATCTCTGCCATCGAAAGCCCCCCTAAGCCCCCTAAAATCCTGACTGTGTGACCAACAATTTGCCTTCCGCAATCGCAAAAGTCACAGACATGTCGTCCCCTCCGGGAAGCCGGTTCGGTCCATAGGATACCATTCGCGCCACTCCCGGCGCTGACCAGAGGTTCTTCGGCTCATACAGGTAGGCTGTTCCCCAGGGATCCTTCCAGATATTCAAACTCGCCGGAGCGGCTGCAGCCAGGTCCTTATCGAGCAGATTGGCGTACTGCAAGTCCACCGCAGCCGGGAGTTTCCCCTGATCAACGAAATAATGGCGAACAGCCATTTCAACAGCGCGAAAATCATTGGTAACGGACGAGACCCTCGCTTTCTCGGGCGCCGCCGACCACTTTGGCGCAAATAAAATGGTCAGCAGCCCCATCATCGTCACCACGAGCATGACTTCAATGAGCGTAAATCCCTTCTCTCGCCACCTTCGGTTGGGTAGAGACTTTTTCCGGCAAATGGTCCTGCCCCTATGCATCTGCTTCCCTCCCTCCGACCCACCCTGATGGTGAGTTAGGTAACCTTGGTATGCTGTTGGTGAGAGGCCATCGCCCGTTTCTGTTACAGTGGTCCATTGATGGCCTCGAAAAGCGGCATGAGCAATGAAAGAGCCAAAAACCCGATAATCCCTGCCATCAAAAACAGCAACACCGGTTCGAGCAGGAGCGTCAATCGAACGACAGCGCCATCTACCTCCGCCTCGAAGTAGTCGGCCGTTTTCTCTAAAAGCGCATCCAAGGCGCCGCTCTCTTCTCCGATATAGACCAGATGGACAAACTCCGGCGGAAACCAGTTCGATTGTTCTAACATACGGTGCAGCGAATGCCCTTTCCCGACACCGTTGCGCACCCGCCGCACAGCTTCCGCGAGGCTTCGGTAAAGGGCTACCTTCTCTACGATCGCCAGCGCTTGCACAATGGGAACGCCGTTCCCGGCTAAGATGCTCAGGCTCCGGCTGATCCGGGCGATGGCCGCGCGGTGGATGAACCCGCCCACTAGGGGGAGTTTGAAGAGAACCTTTTCCAGAGAAATTCGATACTCGTCACGCATGGCTACCCGCCAAAGCCCGAAAAGGCAGATCGGCGCCAAAAAAATCAGCCACGGGACGTACTCCCCGCTCAACCTTGCAAGGGCCAAAACAAAACGTGTGCTCCCAGGCAGTTCCCTCCCCAGGCTGTTCAGCAAATCCGAATAGGCAGGAATGACAAAGAGGAGAAAAAAGATCGTCGCTCCGCCGGCAGTGATCAGGACAATGGATGGATACAGCAAGGCCACCCGGATTTTTTTTGCCATCGCCGACTCCTTTTCATAGTGATCGGCCAGCCGGTGGAGGCTCTGGTCCAACACCCCGCCCATCTCTCCCGTTTCGACGAGACGGATAAACAGTTCCGGGAAGATATGTCTCTGCTGCTCCAGCGCACTGATCAACGTTTGACCCTGCGCCACAGCCAGACCCACCTGCTGGGCCGCCGTTTTCAGCGCCTGCGGCGTCAACCTCCGCGCCACCATGGACAAGCCCGCGCACAAGGGGACGCCGGCATCGATCAACGCGGCCAGTTGCCGGCAGAAGCGCGACAAGTCACCGGCGTCCACAAACCGCCTCCAACGCAATGACATCCCTTCGAGGCCCAGCGACGGTCGCCATGGCTGGTCTTTCCTCTTGAGGTCAATGACAAAACAGCCCAACCGCTGCAGGTCCTGGACTGCCGCTTTTTCTGAGGGGGCTTGTAACAACCCCTCCTCGGCCCTGCCGCTGCGATCCCGCACTTTATAGGAAAATATCGGCATTTGTTATCCATCCATTCGAAAGGCGACCCGCATCACTTCCTGCACTGTCGTCTCCCCTAGGATCGCTTTTGTCATTCCGTCGGCAATCAAGCCGACCATCCCTTCTTCGATCGCTTTTGCCCGAATGGCCTCGGCGCCCGCCTTCGCCATGATCAACTGGCGCAGGCTCGATCGCATGACCATCACCTCATGGATGGCCAGGCGTCCATCAAAACCCGTTTGGTTGCAACGGTTACAGCCGCCGCCCTTGTAAAGAATGTCTGTTTTCATTCCACAGGTCTCCAAGAAGATGCGTTCCGGTGATGACCTGGGCGGGTGATAGCTCGTTTTGCAGGATGGGCAGATCCGTCGAACGAGCCGCTGCGTCACAACGCCCGAAACTGCTGAAGCCACGAGAAAGGGCTCCACCCCCATGTCGATCAACCTGCCTGCCGCCCCGGCCGCATCTCCTGTATGTAACGTCGAAAAAACGAGATGGCCTGTCGTTGCCGCTTTGACGGCGATGTCAGCCGTTTCTTTGTCCCGGATCTCTCCGATCAGAATCAC
The Heliomicrobium undosum DNA segment above includes these coding regions:
- a CDS encoding TldD/PmbA family protein, which translates into the protein MIHRPAVDDLRDVLQIALRQGADFADVFIEKKSVNGIGCEDNKIERINSGTDIGAGIRVIAGESTAYAYTNDLSLEGLSHAAKVASHAARGGAASRSIDLTRRTSPVDLVIESRPDQVAIEDKVEQVMRANRHARNIDDRIKQVTVGYGDVVQQVTIANSEGDYIEDERIRTRFVVHAVAADGAVIQTGYEALGGAKGFEIFKERDPEALAQAAVDRALLMLTAKPAPSGKMPVVMSSAAGGTMVHEACGHGLEADLVQKGLSVYAGKEGQAVASPLVTVIDDGTIAGKYGTLRFDDEGTPGQKNVLIEKGILKGFMHDRFTAGKDKRPPTGNGRRESYQHKPLPRMTNTLIASGDEIPEKIIKDTKRGLFVKKMGGGQVNTTNGDFVFDVAEGYLIENGEIAAAVRGATLTGNGPEVLRRIDRVGNDLGFAIGTCGKDGQGAPVSDAQPTLRITSLIVGGTGATERDDDDGQADVPVGAGGNSANGGGGAGGELRRLSASELLNNPNGRIRRL
- a CDS encoding late competence development ComFB family protein, producing the protein MIHNLMEGVVENFLDDLLAQHPEVCRCSQCRMDIMAAALNRLPPRYVVTTKGEVYSKINMLVNQFRVDVIGAIAHGMMLVAQNPRHPRPEITLEAEERPRAGGDE
- a CDS encoding PulJ/GspJ family protein, with translation MQKGDAGMTLVEVALAMTIAGILLLMGQRLLNTGMSVVSVESHRMEGNSGVRWVLSWMARDLRYGRNIRIYDGGSSVDCQVFVEKSSGGFLWNDVRYTLEAGTIQRREGADKKPLASGIESLRVTRLTASPGSVEAPIQIMVKQAGHRRNSRSFVELSTVVVPRGVVP
- a CDS encoding GspH/FimT family protein — translated: MVSPFKRWMCAGETKEALGVSKGSATLIALRESHGGYTLVEISLVLALLGFLLLATGPILSRWHGQLSLESAARQVQVDLLSARDKAVLEQRTVAVAFTMNSPQYRITYSDDERTNDWRSLPGGVVIQSTSFNLSSLYYRNTFIFTTDGKSGMPTMGGTVMLRGMNGRCRYVIVSRNGRVRIDSMPPPSSEVPS
- a CDS encoding type IV pilus modification PilV family protein produces the protein MSKGLTMTEKGSILAETLIALLLLSMTALPLYGVMTVAERLERRSERFAQMMMLAQQVLESKRAQIKADPTQCNSSLPQGLTISEGFRCDLTVRDAIEPAELHLKEVSVILWDQASFPQGEVSEGTGTMLPESPSLKAAGAKCALATLVALPAKGK
- the gspM gene encoding type II secretion system protein GspM; translation: MGGLLNWFEKRTRREQVLLHITLLTVLTASAYTLFWESLWRQYQVNAERLKSAQAMTERFRMSHEESERAKHKSDSIGVDSLRTITDSNDAKQVTAIAEAAEATGVTIRRVRGEGIKDQAGASRLRKGGITVVIEGDYQKLSDFLSDLEKREPGLFVESFVWLSPEGIRQEALGAEGRGGQLGKAHGAEAAALLQLLREHSRDKETAFNGSLESVPVDSVSADSSAPPAMLAGLRLFFFTFSDRQGYAATKNILQDSGQKTIRNVGHE
- a CDS encoding PilN domain-containing protein, translating into MAEINLLPGAVRAKRRGLLRRMAMSLVVCLFVGAGFSVGAEKYVSSLMEQAEAVEKEVDHMRVSLENARVKDEERTLNEKEAAILSAMVVERSRWAERLRGLDDAFPEGQLRLTAILMETSHSGGALLLAGESSSLRAVGDFMDKLKRLTGFTEVMLLDGTYGHKGEVRFQIMCRLPVNLSLAEFASPSDEGR
- a CDS encoding type II secretion system protein GspG codes for the protein MHRGRTICRKKSLPNRRWREKGFTLIEVMLVVTMMGLLTILFAPKWSAAPEKARVSSVTNDFRAVEMAVRHYFVDQGKLPAAVDLQYANLLDKDLAAAAPASLNIWKDPWGTAYLYEPKNLWSAPGVARMVSYGPNRLPGGDDMSVTFAIAEGKLLVTQSGF
- a CDS encoding type II secretion system F family protein, with product MPIFSYKVRDRSGRAEEGLLQAPSEKAAVQDLQRLGCFVIDLKRKDQPWRPSLGLEGMSLRWRRFVDAGDLSRFCRQLAALIDAGVPLCAGLSMVARRLTPQALKTAAQQVGLAVAQGQTLISALEQQRHIFPELFIRLVETGEMGGVLDQSLHRLADHYEKESAMAKKIRVALLYPSIVLITAGGATIFFLLFVIPAYSDLLNSLGRELPGSTRFVLALARLSGEYVPWLIFLAPICLFGLWRVAMRDEYRISLEKVLFKLPLVGGFIHRAAIARISRSLSILAGNGVPIVQALAIVEKVALYRSLAEAVRRVRNGVGKGHSLHRMLEQSNWFPPEFVHLVYIGEESGALDALLEKTADYFEAEVDGAVVRLTLLLEPVLLFLMAGIIGFLALSLLMPLFEAINGPL